The DNA window GTCGTCAAACTCGCACGCGGAGAGCACGTTCAGGTCGCCATGGTCGGCCGCGACAGCATCCTTGGCGCCTTCTCCGCCCTTGGCGATCCAACCGCATTGAATAGTGCGATCGTGTTGATCCCCGGTGTCGCTTCGACGCTCGACCTCGACCGCCTTCGCACTGCGGCCGAGCAGAGCGCAACGCTTCGTGCAACGCTCACGCGGCATGGAATGGCGGTCTACGCCCAGATCCAGCAAACCGTTGGATGCAACGCCTCGCACAGCGTGGAAGCCAGACTTGCACGATGTCTGTTGCAGACCCGCGACCTGTCCGGCAGCGACAAGCTTATCCTAACGCAGGAATCGATGGCGCATATGATCGGGGCGCGCCGCAACAGCGTATCGCTGGTGGCCAATATGTTGCAGCAGGCCAATTTCATTCACTACAGCCGCGGGCACATCGAGATCAGAGATCTCGGCGGTCTCAGCAAGATCGCGTGCGAATGCTACGCCACGGTCAAATCGCAGTACAAAAGGTTGCTTGGCCCGCGCTGCCTGCCGTGAACGCCAGTCCCGGCTCGGGCCGCCAAACGGAAGCGCGGCCGTGCCGGCGCGTTCGCGCCGATCAATCCTTATGCTGCACGAACCGTGGCCAGAAAGCTGTCGACTTCCCCGCGAAGC is part of the Bradyrhizobium canariense genome and encodes:
- a CDS encoding Crp/Fnr family transcriptional regulator, which gives rise to MDSALRSPNGFLSALNADDFELIRPHLKIVELPQEQVLVEVEETLKRAYLPHRGIISLVVKLARGEHVQVAMVGRDSILGAFSALGDPTALNSAIVLIPGVASTLDLDRLRTAAEQSATLRATLTRHGMAVYAQIQQTVGCNASHSVEARLARCLLQTRDLSGSDKLILTQESMAHMIGARRNSVSLVANMLQQANFIHYSRGHIEIRDLGGLSKIACECYATVKSQYKRLLGPRCLP